The window TAACtaactatattaataaaagtaaaaatatcatattcctTAATTTTAGTTGTGTACccatgaataataaataaattatatatttatgcaTATAGTTTCCTTGGTTAACCTCAATAGAGATTGTAATCTAAAAATAGGGAATAAGTAAAATATTGATTATGATtgtgaatttatattattgtgtATATCAATGAAATGACAATGCCTTTGATTGGTTCCAAAActaaatgattatattaatataatttattttttaaaattatataacaataattagtAAGAAGAAGTATATATAGTGTACAGAATTTGGTAAATAAATGATCATTGGAATCGGGCTTGTTAATTGATGGTCCAGTCCAAGTTCAATCTTGATGCTGATCTATAATAAGGGTATACGTTGAAAATCGAAATTTTGTTATTCAAATGTGTGTTTGAATGGGCTCTACTTTTTACTAGGAGGATTAATACAGTTAAAATCGAGATAAATCCATAAATCGAGATTTtgctttaaattaatttttaaaactcgTAAAATAAAGCCtacaaaaaatttattataaaattattgttaatcatttatgtataaaaagttagttaacaaatttatttcaaaatatttatgaagataaataaaatatatataataataataatcctacATAATGTTCACATTACCTTGTTCAAGTGGGAAATTTGAGTAAATGACCTCAAAAATGAGGTTATTTGAGGTGGTggcaaaatataattttaattgcgttcgtgatcttttatttttttttgacgaaattgtccttttcgcgaaacgcgaaggggcttagcgtttcgcgaagtggattaggtttagtataaatactgtaattttttcatttccttcattttctttctctctcttctcttgttctctctttcacggcggcggcggcggcggctaCGGCGACGGAGGCTGCGGGGCGGCGGTTCAATTCATAGAGATTTACAAGATCTTTATTTCAAActctaacctaaatcgatttatgtttttatttacacgATTTTCATAAatcctaaccctaaacctattttGCATTCAGCTCTTcgattctaaggatttgaaggtcgaagaagatgttcatgtttccattttcttcatttcaaacccttcgATTTAACCCGTTCtaatttggttcatattggttcatatttgttattttgttcatatttgtgggTTCATATTTGAGCATTTCGTTAAGTGTGGTTCATTAATGGGTTTGCATATAATCTTGGATCATATGAATTTCGTTTCAGGAAATAttcgctaaggacttaccgtttcgtTAAGGACTTACCATTTCGCTAAGTgtttagcgtttcgctaagtgtttaGCATTTCGCTAAATGCTTaacatttcgctaagtgcttagcatttcgctaagtgcttagcatttcgctaagtgcttagcattTCTCTAAATGCttagcatttcgctaagtgccaaGTTTACATGGTATgtatcatgtatgtatgtaatgtaagaaaataagaatataattgaaatttgtttgtttgattgtaGTTTCGAGAGGGTTTGGCTACGGAAAGATCTGAACGTGATTGGGTTTGGGTTGATCGGTTGGTTAGCACCTTCCAGTATTCCGGCGATCAACGGACTCTTTCCAGCATTGGGACTgagcaattaaaatatatttctgtttctttctaatattaatatacataaacaaGTAAACAAACAGATTAGGGCGGGATACTTGGCACTTGGGATTGTTCTTGGCATTGACTTTTGGACAAATTGGATTCAAGGACAGGACTGAAGATTACTtcagtaaataaattaaattaattctaattaagaaaataataatatgtaaaaagtgAACTACTTTCTTTAGtatttgttaatgaatgtttaagccgcttttgtttcatttctttctatatcatttcatttatgcatcaaattaaaacataaccatttctctacaaatgaacatttgatttatgcaaaagtaaaaaaaaaaaaaaacaaacattttctataccatttcatttatgcatcaaattaaaacataaccataacaaacattttttataccatttcatttatgcatcaaattaaaacataactatttctctacaaatgagcatttgatttatgcaaaagtaaaaaaaaaaaactcataaaaatgCCATCTGTGGGAATCAAACCCACAACTACATGGTTAAAAACCACACACTCTACCAGCTCAGCTAAGACGACTCATGTTTATGTatttagcgaaacgataagtccttagcgaaacgggaaatCCTTAGCGAAATgggaagtccttagcgaaacgggaagtccttagcgaaacgggaagtaaaccCTAAACAATAGTCATTCGAAGATGcataaaccaaacatcaataaacttgaaatatcATAAGATAAACGTACCAAGTGGAACAGTGCTTGTGCTCGTCGTGAAACTCATTGTCGTGGATTTCGCCGTCGTCGTCGCCGATCGCCGCCGCCCAATTTAGATAGAatgaggagaagagcgggaagagagagaaggagaagaaatgaaatgaaaaaaaaatgagggaggttatattaaatagtaagggtaatctggacatttcacacattctcacttcgcgtttcgcgaaaaggacaattttgtcaaaaaaacaataaaaagaccacgagcgtaatttaattattaaattaccaCTAgctcaaataacctcatctttgaagTTATTTAGTCAAATTTACCTTTCAAATTGACATGATTTTACCTTGATTCAAGTTGAAGGTCAGAAAGTTGACCGGAATGTTTACTAATTTGTGTAAAAATCTGTAACttcaatctaattaatttatcgcTGGAATTCAAATCGATTAATTTGGTTAAAATTGAATTCAgctcaatttaattaatattacatttttatttcaaattaaaataacattaaaataaaataacactgACACTAAATTccaaattcatataaaaaaatcctaaaaaaatgaGCTAACTCGccataaagaaaagaaaatcagGCTTCCTAATTGAGAAAGGAAACATTGAGAAAAATACAAACACAAAATACAAGGATTAACAGTTTTACTTTGGTTCATATTTAAGGTCAACTTGATTtcgatttatttattaatcactTTAATGGTTTTAActtaacccaaaaaaattatgatctacgaaaattttaattaatcgGATCCTTCAATTGAACCAAGAGTGAAGACTAAACCGTGATATTCTCGTTTAAACATAACGTCAAAgctttaattataaaaaacgttactaaacaaattatcaaactcgtaaattctcgaaaaaacgattaacttcccGATGAAATCTATCgacttttcaaaacaaatatcaGAAAACATCAAAATAATATCATTGTAAATATTACCCATCTAACAACTAGATTATTAAAAATTCCACAAATTTTCTCAGATATATAGTCCACCTTTTCTATTTCCCAAATTTtgaaaaaagtataaaatttatgaaatcCAAATAAAggtattatcaataaaattataaaaaaaataaaaaaaataaaaaaaaactatcaaaTCATGTCCTTATTTTTGCATGAACAGTACAAATTGTAAAGCTATTTTTTATTGAGTTAAACTCGAGTTGTCTCacgattttaaaataaaagtattgcAAAGGAATACTCAAACAAaaggagaaaaataaattaagaaaaaaataacttttattaaaaatttgacaATACTAGATTTACATGTCTCTCCCCTAAGAACAATCACaaaaacattcaaaaataaataaatccaatTCAAAACTCAATAGGTTTGATTCtcattatttaacatttttattaacatttttaaatgagTAAATATTTTAACCACTTTTCAGATTTAACAAGAATCTTCCCTATcctttcatcttcatcttcttcaaataATACAAGTTTATTTGGAAGATATCAAACATTGAATTCAGCCAAATAATCCACCGGCCACTCAGTTAAGCCGGCACCTGCGCCGGCAAAAAGATAACTTTCAAAGCCACAAAGCTCCGGCCTTTTTCAAGATCGGAACTAATTCACCGGAAATATGAGCACCCATAACTCTCTCTAGCCCCCCAAAATATCTCCCCCCAATAAAAACCGCCGGAAATTTCATCTCCGCGGTTGCACCGATTCCGGCCATCCTCAATTCCTCCATAACCATCGTCTCTTCTTTCTCATCAATCTCCACGACCGGCGAATTAACCCCATGACCGAGTAATAGCGTCTTGGCCACGCAACACATGCAACAACCCCGCCGCCCGAACACGATCACGGCATTCTCCGACACCATCTTCTCCGATCGCGACGACGTTCTCCGGCAGGTTTTGGGTGCCCTTTCTTCTACTTCCGGCGTTGTCAGTGAACCGGCGTCGGAGGTCGGCCGGAAAAGCCACGTCTTGTACGCAATTGCTTCTTgcattatatttgaattatgagTGGGGATCGATAATACAATATGTTACGTGATTAGACTTTTTATATTGAATCAATTTTAATGGAAGTGATTACGTCAGGTGATGACAGCGTGTTATTTTTCTAGACGTTGTGATGACGTGGGAACATGTCAGAATTTGTCAACGTGTTAGAGAGAGAGGTGACGGTTCCGAGAAAGTTACGTCCAGCCGACAACGGACCGGCCCAACCCACCTTCTTttgccaatttttttttttttataaaataaataaattctttttttaagtttaaaatttattttttatttattcttttaaaaaatgagagCTACCATGACCCCTTTAAATTCAAAGTTTTCAGATAAAATTGAACACGTTCACATTTTGTTTCTTTAAGTCGACTCTTAATTACCTtggtgtatatatataatttatttatctttaaaaaataaataatttgtttgactcttaaaaatttaatcaaacaaatgagttttaaatctaaaataaaataagataatattatttcttatttaactttttattattttaggtcaataaattctaaaaatatttttaataaaataattttaaaaacaggattttgaaagaaataaaagcACCAAAATAAGTTAAGCTTCCTTTTAATAAACCTAACATCAAAGAGTTCCATAGTCTATGCAAAGGGTTGAAAGAGTCTTAGTATAACTGTATAgcctattaatatattattttaataattaaaatattaattattaaatattttttgttatatagaaatactttttaagctttttaattaaataacgtAACTTTTTTATGACTCTAttcaagattatttaaataaatattatccaAAATCATTAGATAGAAGTTGATAATATAGATATAagattcaatttaaaatttagatatccCCAACTTGATATCTCATAGATTCAAATGGAACTAAGTTTAACATATTAAATGAGAAAATCATAAAAACACACTTAATTTATCGTCGGGATTtgttaaacattataaaaatgaaaaaatgtctAAAGTACAATTTATGCCAAAACAttttgagataaattaataaataaataaatacaagaaTAATCAAAAGTAGTAATCTAGTTTGCTTGTACTCTACCCAGAGTCATTTTCTTACCAATTTATCGTTCATTTATACACGTCTAGCTAAGGTTGTTgagaaaaaattgaatttttaaaaagaaaaagacaatAATTGTTTTAGAAAAGTCTGATTTATTGGAGTCAactagagcttgtttgatgtttgtttATTCCActttatggaaaaaaaaaaatatgttatttagactgtaacttattaaaaatataattgttttattaaataaaattggaCAGCTAATTattcatcaatcaatcaaatgTAAGATTGGATGATGACGATGGACTATGGgtgtttatttgttttgattcTATACCTCCTCCAATATGGAGGGGCATAgaattttttacaataaattaataatattagtgGACAATTCATCACCCAATACAATAGAAAATAGGTGACAATTCCACTTTATCTtcacatttattttcttcttttttaaaattgtttatacaaataGTCATTCATcctaattagaaaaaatgtttgattattCTTTAAAATTCTATCCTCCCGTATAATTAGTCAAGTATTCCGTACGTAATCATTGTAATATCTTCTAAGCCATGTTAACAAGTTGCATTTGTTTTTATAACTTGTTTCaaatccataataaataaataaataagttctagacaaaaaaagaaaatgatataaaatatagtttaaatggGTAACTGTTTTGTtcattagttatttaaataaagttgagatttaaaaattaaaagaaatatatgaaAAGGAAGTAGGTACTATTATAATGACAAAATATTATAGCAAATTAAGTTAACAacattgtttaataataaaataaaatgaaaaagtttAGACATTCAATATTGCAACACATTAATATCAAGTGGAATATCACTAGCTAGTTTAGTCATGGCCAAAGAGTTGTTCTTTTGGATCACAAAAGGGAAAACAACTTGAGAAGTGGGTCTGGTAATATTGTTTGGGGCAGCCTGGGTTAGGGGAAAACCAAACAATCTACAAGGGCGATGGGGATGGACAGGTAGGTCAGGTTCAAATCTGGAAGGATTGTAAATAATGGAAGGTAAAACACGAGTATTTCCACTTCCTTGGTGGAATAATGAAGCGGGTACAGATGGTAAAGGCGAAAAAGGAGATGTTGATAATATTTCTTGACCTTGCAAGACCCGATTGTTGGTGTTGTTGCTGAATCCCAACGACTCGAAAAGTCCTACTCTTCCCACCATGGGGCTGCACCTTTTTAGTTTGGTGATTATTTCTTGACCTTGCAAGACCTTACTATAGTCTTGTGCTAATGGGTGTTCGATTCGACTCCTTTTCAAGTTGTTACCGGTGCTGCTGCTGGTGGAAACAAAGCCTGAGGGTTTAATTTCCCATGGTGAAATTCTATTGTTTCGGGGTGTTTCTCTATCGTCCCACCTTACCTAGAATCGTAATTCAAGTAAGAAAGTGTTGGGAAAATATTTCAAGTCGTAATGTAATTTTTACCATGAGACACCTCCACTTTGAACATGGCCATCGGACAGGATCCATATCACCAATTCCAGTGATTACTCCAGCAGATCTACATACAACTTTTGTTGGTGGTGGGTAAACAATGAAAACATTAACAATGAAATGAATGAACTAATCTAACCTTCGGTCAGCTCCATCTTCTGCATCTGCACACACCATGAACCTCGATCCAACAACAAAGGGATGTGTAACACTTGTAATGAATCTATTGAAAGGTATTAGAAAATCAGACAAACCAGCCCTGTCAAAATAAAGCTCAGATGTTAGAGACAAAGACATCCCAATGTGTAACAATtgaatagtaaaataaataccTAGGATTGTAACAAATGTTGAAGACCCTTCCTTTAGATATGGCATGAACAACAGCATTCATATTTGTTGAAGCAGAGCAATAATTACTAGTCTTAAATTGAGCTGCTCTTCTGATTCCCAATCTTAGCTCCCCATCACTTCCTCTTTCATTAACAAccaaatcaaactaatataagCTGCTACCAAGGTTGGTGTGGTGGGttaatcaaattatcaaatacAAACCTAAGAAAGAGGACTGCATCTCCAGAGACGAGTTTCTTCCTGTTGATAAATCCACTCCATCCAGTAGTGAGTAAATGCCTTCGAGGTTGACCTCGATATATATGGCGAAACCTCCATTCAGTTCCATGCAAATCTTTTGCAACAAGCTCTTGAGATGGTCTCTGTTGTTTATAATCCTACAGTTTGTTTGCCATGAAAATCATTGAAACAACATGTGAAATAAACAAAGAACAATCAAGTTGCTGTTGTGTATATTATATTACCAAAGGAGGAAAACAGTCTTCTGCAGCCCGACGAGGAACAGAGAAACCTCCATGAGTGCTAGTATCAGAAGCTGTTAAAGTTTTGCAGAACATGTGAGGCGTGCTAATTGTTTGACCAGAATCAACATGTTCTTGATCTCCTCTATCATCATATTCTGCACTAACATCTCCTTTTCTCCATTTCTCCTCAATCTGCAATGTTTTATATTCTTAATCAGCTGCAGACAAGACTGCAGTTACTTAATTAGAGTCTTagtcttaataataatatacctCAGCATCAGGAACTAGAAAGACTTGAGCATAAACATCATCAATGGCTGCCTCTGCCTACACAAGAAACTCATATCCATTCAttctttcattcattcattcattcattcattaaaaAACAGTATTCatccattcattcattcaaagTAAGTAAGTACCTGAAGCTTAACATCAACAACACGACAGAAAACGTGAGGAGGGAGATCGAATAGGAGTGGGGCGGGAAAATCGGAGACGAGTTCGAGATGGCCCTGTGGGAAGTAAACGACGGCAGTTCCAATTTTGGGTAAGGAAATGAGAGGACCAGCGCAAGCGTGCCACAGCTCTAAGCAGACAGATGAAGGGGAATCGAGCGGTGGCGGTGGAGGCGAGGTGTCATCGTCGTCGTCGTTGTCTACGGAGTTGAGATCGATGAAACCATACATAGTAAGAAAAGCCTAGAACGGAATTGAGGTAGAGATCTAAGTTGGGTTGGAATCAAAATTGGAATTTGAAAGGTGTTGATAATGAATATACTTGTTGTGTCTCACCCCACCTGGGAAGGAGCCGTGCCTGGTGGCGATGGTGGCAGTAAAAGCGAAGGAAACAGGCACTGGCCGTTTGTGTGGCTGGCTGGCCGGCCTATAGAGAGTGAAAGTCGACTAGAGTAGTGTAGAGTATGCGTTGTTAATGCGAGCTCGCGAGAGCTTTACCCGTCTTTTTACTCTGTTTTTAACAGTCCAATTTTCTCATATGaccaaggaagaagaagaagaagattggaCTTGGGTGGGACCCATAACTCTATGAGGACCCGGACTAAACGGGTTACAgcttcttcattttctctctttacTCACGCACCCTCACGCGCCTACTATACTCAATGCCACTAACAATAcctgtaaaaatatattttatttgcagaaacaatgattatatatttaatcatatttattaagAATAAGTTAGAACAATAAGCTAagccaaaataattaaacataatatctTCTCTATCTCATGTGGTGAATAAATTGGAACGAATAAGTTGAATTCTATTCAACGATCGATTAACCTGAGTTTAAGCTGAAtcaaatttatcatatatatatatatattaaacctTACCTATACATTATTGTCAAggtatcaaatattaatatagttaacctaaaaataaaaattatttacaaatctattatttatttatttatgttatggGGTAACTTTTATATGAGGAATGCTATGGATTTATCATATTTGGTCTCAATACTTTCATCTTAATTTTGGGAAGATAGGAtctctttttattattgttatgtttgaaattaataataaaagatatgtagatgaatttaataaaataatgcgCGTGGTGGGCAGATACGGGAGAGAGAAAGTGAGAGATAGATGATGGTCCAGTAGAAAAGACGACGGGGAGAGaccattgaataataataataataaaaaatataaatatttaattttgttttgtgtcAGCAAAGCTCTCGACTTTTACGCGGGGGGCTTCTGAGTCATCTCTGTCGAGGTTTCTCTCTCAAACTTTTATCGTAAAaactttttctttctctctcctcttctCTCCCTTTCATCGTACTTTTTGTCACAACCAACCGTCGCATCAAATCCTGTCTAACCTCATTATCGTCGCCCATCGATTTCATTTCttcattttaattcaatttctttataaataaattaaaaaatctatattattttaaatacacaaattatttaagtaaaCAGAATAAAACAAGACTCTCCCGACTAATTTCTTGTCTTttatgtatcttaatatatattcaattttaatgaTTTAGTACTTTCGATATATTT is drawn from Impatiens glandulifera chromosome 3, dImpGla2.1, whole genome shotgun sequence and contains these coding sequences:
- the LOC124932399 gene encoding glutaredoxin-C9-like, with the translated sequence MQEAIAYKTWLFRPTSDAGSLTTPEVEERAPKTCRRTSSRSEKMVSENAVIVFGRRGCCMCCVAKTLLLGHGVNSPVVEIDEKEETMVMEELRMAGIGATAEMKFPAVFIGGRYFGGLERVMGAHISGELVPILKKAGALWL
- the LOC124930849 gene encoding auxin response factor 3-like, with the protein product MYGFIDLNSVDNDDDDDTSPPPPPLDSPSSVCLELWHACAGPLISLPKIGTAVVYFPQGHLELVSDFPAPLLFDLPPHVFCRVVDVKLQAEAAIDDVYAQVFLVPDAEIEEKWRKGDVSAEYDDRGDQEHVDSGQTISTPHMFCKTLTASDTSTHGGFSVPRRAAEDCFPPLDYKQQRPSQELVAKDLHGTEWRFRHIYRGQPRRHLLTTGWSGFINRKKLVSGDAVLFLRGSDGELRLGIRRAAQFKTSNYCSASTNMNAVVHAISKGRVFNICYNPRAGLSDFLIPFNRFITSVTHPFVVGSRFMVCADAEDGADRRSAGVITGIGDMDPVRWPCSKWRCLMVRWDDRETPRNNRISPWEIKPSGFVSTSSSTGNNLKRSRIEHPLAQDYSKVLQGQEIITKLKRCSPMVGRVGLFESLGFSNNTNNRVLQGQEILSTSPFSPLPSVPASLFHQGSGNTRVLPSIIYNPSRFEPDLPVHPHRPCRLFGFPLTQAAPNNITRPTSQVVFPFVIQKNNSLAMTKLASDIPLDINVLQY